Proteins encoded in a region of the Solanum dulcamara chromosome 9, daSolDulc1.2, whole genome shotgun sequence genome:
- the LOC129902942 gene encoding serine/threonine-protein kinase TOUSLED isoform X2, translating to MADDMVIHFASNSSNQSDQSLPTKIAKLEARMVGKTSSVTSQANSWSAPAMFGAAENVAEAAAISSDSDDDDNGVEYLIQANTQKRRKLEEDNSSTSFEHVETAADTGKKMAENTETSKVGSDVNRRKQSRSRGQTNSGRGRGSRVGDQTRLQAVSVSNGQFENSYKKDNLPKEQHGHNGQTALEEEITSLRAKILALEEELKKSHQEATDYQYRCQQLEKELKDLKEYEQQTKPKRTKIMSELLISVSKAERQEARMKVRQESLRLGNVGVIRAGTIISEAWEDGQALKDLNAQLRNLLETKEAIERQRKLLKKRQPDKSDGGDVEGGLQEEDSFIQDEIYKSRLASIKREEDMIMRERDRYELEKGRLIREMKRIRDEDGSRFNNFQILNHRYALLNLLGKGGFSEVYKAFDLIDHRYVACKLHGLNAQWSEEKKQSYIRHAIREYNIHKTLVHHHIVRLWDIFEIDHNTFCTILEYCSGKDLDAVLKATPVLPEREARIIIVQIFQGLIYLNKKSQRIIHYDLKPGNVLFDELGVAKVTDFGLSKIVEDDVGSQGMELTSQGAGTYWYLPPECFELSKTPLISSRVDVWSAGILLYQMLFGKRPFGHDQTQERILREDTIIKARKVEFPTRPTVSNEAKEFIRRCLTYNQAERPDVLTIAQDPYLTYTKK from the exons ATGGCTGATGATATGGTCATTCATTTTGCATCCAATTCTTCTAACCAATCTGACCAGTCTTTGCCTACAAAGATTGCGAAACTCGAGGCGAGAATGGTGGGGAAAACTTCATCTGTTACATCCCAAGCTAATTCTTGGTCTGCCCCAGCTATGTTTGGAGCTGCTGAGAATGTTGCTGAGGCTGCCGCCATCTCTAGTGATtcagatgatgatgat AATGGAGTGGAATATCTCATTCAAGCAAACACTCAGAAGCGGCGCAAACTTGAAGAAGACAACAGCTCAACTTCCTTTGAACACGTGGAG ACAGCAGCTGATACAGGGAAAAAGATGGCAGAGAATACAGAAACAAGCAAAGTGGGTTCAGATGTGAATAGACGAAAACAAAGCCGTAGTAGGGGACAAACTAATTCTGGTAGAGGGCGTGGTTCCCGAGTTGGTGATCAGACCAGGTTACAAGCAGTTTCTGTGTCAAATGGTCAGTTCGAGAACTCTTACAAGAAG GATAATTTGCCTAAAGAGCAACATGGGCACAATGGACAGACTGCATTGGAA GAGGAGATCACTTCTTTACGGGCAAAAATTCTGGCTTTGGAGGAAGAGCTCAAGAAATCCCATCAAGAGGCCACAGATTATCAGTATCGGTGTCAACAGCTGGAAAAG GAACTGAAGGATCTTAAAGAGTATGAGCAGCAGACAAAGCCAAAG AGAACAAAAATAATGTCCGAGTTGCTAATATCTGTTTCAAAAGCTGAGAGACAAGAGGCTCGGATGAAAGTGCGCCAGGAATCTTTGAGACTTGGCAATGTGGGAGTAATCAG AGCTGGAACCATCATATCTGAGGCCTGGGAAGATGGGCAAGCACTAAAGGACCTCAATGCTCAACTT AGAAACTTATTGGAAACAAAAGAAGCTATTGAACGGCAGCGTAAATTGCTGAAGAAACGACAACCAG ATAAAAGTGATGGAGGAGATGTGGAGGGAGGTTTGCAGGAAGAGGATTCTTTCATTCAGGATGAAATCTACAAATCTCGTTTAGCTAGCATCAAACGA GAAGAGGATATGATAATGCGTGAGAGAGATCGGTATGAACTAGAGAAAGGAAGGCTGATTCGTGAAATGAAACGCATACGTGATGAAGACGGTTCTCGTTTTAacaattttcagattttgaaccacCGATATGCCCTCTTAAACCTTCTTGGAAAAGGAGGATTTAGTGAGGTCTATAAG GCTTTTGACTTGATAGATCATAGATATGTTGCATGTAAGCTACATGGACTAAATGCTCAATGGAGCGAAGAGAAGAAGCAAAGTTATATACGACATGCAATCAGGGAGTACAACATCCACAAGACTTTGGTGCACCATCACATTGTGCGGCTTTGGGACATTTTTGAGATAGATCATAACACATTTTGCACTATCTTGGAGTACTGTAGTG GAAAGGACCTTGATGCAGTTCTCAAAGCAACACCTGTGTTGCCAGAAAGGGAAGCAAGAATCATCATTGTGCAGATTTTTCAAGGCCTTATTTACTTAAATAAAAAGTCACAGAGGATTATACATTATGATCTGAAGCCAGGAAATGTTCTATTTGATGAGCTTGGTGTTGCTAAAGTCACTGATTTTGGGCTAAGCAAGATAGTAGAAGATGATGTCGGATCCCAGGGGATGGAGCTCACATCCCAGGGAGCGGGAACATACTG GTATCTACCTCCCGAATGCTTTGAGCTAAGCAAGACACCTCTTATATCCTCAAGG GTTGATGTCTGGTCAGCTGGTATTTTGTTGTACCAAATGCTGTTTGGTAAACGCCCCTTTGGGCACGACCAAACACAAGAGAGAATATTAAGGGAGGACACAATTATTAAAGCAAGAAAGGTTGAGTTCCCTACAAGACCAACTGTCTCTAATGAGGCAAAG GAGTTCATTCGTCGTTGTTTGACATATAATCAAGCAGAGAGGCCAGATGTTTTGACTATCGCCCAAGACCCTTATTTGACATACACTAAGAAATGA
- the LOC129902942 gene encoding serine/threonine-protein kinase TOUSLED isoform X1: protein MADDMVIHFASNSSNQSDQSLPTKIAKLEARMVGKTSSVTSQANSWSAPAMFGAAENVAEAAAISSDSDDDDNGVEYLIQANTQKRRKLEEDNSSTSFEHVETAADTGKKMAENTETSKVGSDVNRRKQSRSRGQTNSGRGRGSRVGDQTRLQAVSVSNGQFENSYKKLQDNLPKEQHGHNGQTALEEEITSLRAKILALEEELKKSHQEATDYQYRCQQLEKELKDLKEYEQQTKPKRTKIMSELLISVSKAERQEARMKVRQESLRLGNVGVIRAGTIISEAWEDGQALKDLNAQLRNLLETKEAIERQRKLLKKRQPDKSDGGDVEGGLQEEDSFIQDEIYKSRLASIKREEDMIMRERDRYELEKGRLIREMKRIRDEDGSRFNNFQILNHRYALLNLLGKGGFSEVYKAFDLIDHRYVACKLHGLNAQWSEEKKQSYIRHAIREYNIHKTLVHHHIVRLWDIFEIDHNTFCTILEYCSGKDLDAVLKATPVLPEREARIIIVQIFQGLIYLNKKSQRIIHYDLKPGNVLFDELGVAKVTDFGLSKIVEDDVGSQGMELTSQGAGTYWYLPPECFELSKTPLISSRVDVWSAGILLYQMLFGKRPFGHDQTQERILREDTIIKARKVEFPTRPTVSNEAKEFIRRCLTYNQAERPDVLTIAQDPYLTYTKK, encoded by the exons ATGGCTGATGATATGGTCATTCATTTTGCATCCAATTCTTCTAACCAATCTGACCAGTCTTTGCCTACAAAGATTGCGAAACTCGAGGCGAGAATGGTGGGGAAAACTTCATCTGTTACATCCCAAGCTAATTCTTGGTCTGCCCCAGCTATGTTTGGAGCTGCTGAGAATGTTGCTGAGGCTGCCGCCATCTCTAGTGATtcagatgatgatgat AATGGAGTGGAATATCTCATTCAAGCAAACACTCAGAAGCGGCGCAAACTTGAAGAAGACAACAGCTCAACTTCCTTTGAACACGTGGAG ACAGCAGCTGATACAGGGAAAAAGATGGCAGAGAATACAGAAACAAGCAAAGTGGGTTCAGATGTGAATAGACGAAAACAAAGCCGTAGTAGGGGACAAACTAATTCTGGTAGAGGGCGTGGTTCCCGAGTTGGTGATCAGACCAGGTTACAAGCAGTTTCTGTGTCAAATGGTCAGTTCGAGAACTCTTACAAGAAG TTGCAGGATAATTTGCCTAAAGAGCAACATGGGCACAATGGACAGACTGCATTGGAA GAGGAGATCACTTCTTTACGGGCAAAAATTCTGGCTTTGGAGGAAGAGCTCAAGAAATCCCATCAAGAGGCCACAGATTATCAGTATCGGTGTCAACAGCTGGAAAAG GAACTGAAGGATCTTAAAGAGTATGAGCAGCAGACAAAGCCAAAG AGAACAAAAATAATGTCCGAGTTGCTAATATCTGTTTCAAAAGCTGAGAGACAAGAGGCTCGGATGAAAGTGCGCCAGGAATCTTTGAGACTTGGCAATGTGGGAGTAATCAG AGCTGGAACCATCATATCTGAGGCCTGGGAAGATGGGCAAGCACTAAAGGACCTCAATGCTCAACTT AGAAACTTATTGGAAACAAAAGAAGCTATTGAACGGCAGCGTAAATTGCTGAAGAAACGACAACCAG ATAAAAGTGATGGAGGAGATGTGGAGGGAGGTTTGCAGGAAGAGGATTCTTTCATTCAGGATGAAATCTACAAATCTCGTTTAGCTAGCATCAAACGA GAAGAGGATATGATAATGCGTGAGAGAGATCGGTATGAACTAGAGAAAGGAAGGCTGATTCGTGAAATGAAACGCATACGTGATGAAGACGGTTCTCGTTTTAacaattttcagattttgaaccacCGATATGCCCTCTTAAACCTTCTTGGAAAAGGAGGATTTAGTGAGGTCTATAAG GCTTTTGACTTGATAGATCATAGATATGTTGCATGTAAGCTACATGGACTAAATGCTCAATGGAGCGAAGAGAAGAAGCAAAGTTATATACGACATGCAATCAGGGAGTACAACATCCACAAGACTTTGGTGCACCATCACATTGTGCGGCTTTGGGACATTTTTGAGATAGATCATAACACATTTTGCACTATCTTGGAGTACTGTAGTG GAAAGGACCTTGATGCAGTTCTCAAAGCAACACCTGTGTTGCCAGAAAGGGAAGCAAGAATCATCATTGTGCAGATTTTTCAAGGCCTTATTTACTTAAATAAAAAGTCACAGAGGATTATACATTATGATCTGAAGCCAGGAAATGTTCTATTTGATGAGCTTGGTGTTGCTAAAGTCACTGATTTTGGGCTAAGCAAGATAGTAGAAGATGATGTCGGATCCCAGGGGATGGAGCTCACATCCCAGGGAGCGGGAACATACTG GTATCTACCTCCCGAATGCTTTGAGCTAAGCAAGACACCTCTTATATCCTCAAGG GTTGATGTCTGGTCAGCTGGTATTTTGTTGTACCAAATGCTGTTTGGTAAACGCCCCTTTGGGCACGACCAAACACAAGAGAGAATATTAAGGGAGGACACAATTATTAAAGCAAGAAAGGTTGAGTTCCCTACAAGACCAACTGTCTCTAATGAGGCAAAG GAGTTCATTCGTCGTTGTTTGACATATAATCAAGCAGAGAGGCCAGATGTTTTGACTATCGCCCAAGACCCTTATTTGACATACACTAAGAAATGA